From the Chloroflexota bacterium genome, one window contains:
- a CDS encoding FdhF/YdeP family oxidoreductase, with protein MKFTMWRPSRWAGLMPNGAGQVKPNHYKDMVKAAWANRDSLPYAWRVLSKGVCDGCALGTTGLHDFTMKGLHLCTVRLNLLRLNTMGAMDIGKLKDAAALRGMSSKELRDLGRLPYPMARRRGEAGFSRVTWDEALTLIAERIRATDPRRISLYLTSRGITNEAYYAAQKAWRFMGSNNVDNSSRICHAPSTTALKETIGVGATTCSYNDWMGSDLLIFVGSDVPNNQPVTTKYLFYAKQQGSKVLVVNTYKEPGLERYWVPSVMESAVFGTKLTDRFFLIHTGGDIAFFNGVLKHLIEQGWVEAEFIAKHTADYGQAKAAVEGQSWEMLERFSGSSREEMLAFAKEFASAKSAVIVWSMGITQHRFGVENVKSLVNLMLAKGFVGREKCGLMAIRGHSGVQGGAEMGAVPWDYPGGMAMNEENAWALERLWGFPVPTWRGLSAVESIDAAHAGKLDVLYSVGGNFLETLPEPQFVEEALARVPLRVHQDIVVTTQMLTDPAETVVLLPAQTRYEQRGGGTETSTERRVYFSPEIQGRRIGEAKAEFDIFMEIAKGVRPEMGHLIDFKDCQAIRDEIPKAVPFYEGIQHLKKQGDAFQWGGARLCEGALFPTKDGKAHFASLRPPEMVIPEGWFLLSTRRGRQFNSMVQAERDPLTGAKRDDVLMSKADAESLGLKEGDALRLISDVGEMAGRCKIAPVKERNIQVHWPEGNVLLRRGATDPVCGIPDYNTTVRVVRG; from the coding sequence ATGAAGTTCACGATGTGGCGGCCTTCGCGGTGGGCGGGACTGATGCCCAACGGCGCGGGCCAGGTGAAGCCGAACCACTATAAGGACATGGTGAAGGCGGCATGGGCGAACCGGGATTCGCTGCCGTACGCCTGGCGCGTGCTCTCCAAGGGGGTATGCGACGGGTGCGCGCTGGGGACGACGGGCCTCCACGACTTCACGATGAAGGGGCTCCACCTGTGCACGGTGCGCTTGAATCTCCTGCGCCTGAACACGATGGGGGCGATGGACATCGGCAAGCTGAAGGACGCGGCGGCGCTGAGGGGCATGAGCTCCAAGGAGCTACGCGACCTGGGGAGACTGCCGTACCCGATGGCACGTCGAAGGGGCGAGGCGGGCTTTTCCCGGGTGACGTGGGATGAGGCGCTGACGCTGATCGCAGAGCGCATCCGGGCGACGGACCCGCGCCGCATCTCGCTCTACCTGACTTCGAGAGGGATCACAAACGAGGCCTACTACGCGGCGCAGAAGGCATGGCGGTTCATGGGGAGCAACAACGTAGACAACTCATCGCGGATCTGCCACGCGCCCAGCACGACGGCGCTGAAGGAGACGATCGGGGTCGGCGCGACGACGTGTTCGTACAACGACTGGATGGGGTCTGACCTGCTGATCTTTGTGGGGAGCGACGTGCCGAACAACCAGCCGGTGACGACGAAGTATCTCTTTTATGCAAAGCAGCAGGGCTCCAAGGTGCTGGTGGTGAACACGTATAAGGAGCCCGGGCTGGAGCGGTACTGGGTGCCCTCCGTGATGGAGAGCGCGGTCTTCGGCACGAAGCTGACGGACCGGTTTTTCCTGATCCACACAGGCGGAGACATCGCCTTTTTCAACGGCGTGCTGAAGCACCTGATCGAGCAGGGGTGGGTGGAGGCCGAGTTCATCGCGAAGCACACGGCGGACTATGGACAGGCGAAGGCGGCGGTGGAGGGGCAATCGTGGGAGATGCTGGAGCGGTTCTCAGGGTCGTCGCGGGAGGAGATGCTGGCCTTCGCGAAGGAGTTCGCCTCGGCGAAGAGCGCGGTGATCGTATGGAGCATGGGGATCACGCAGCATCGCTTCGGCGTGGAGAATGTGAAGTCGCTGGTGAACCTGATGCTGGCGAAGGGGTTCGTGGGGAGAGAGAAGTGCGGGCTGATGGCGATCCGGGGGCACAGCGGCGTCCAGGGGGGCGCGGAGATGGGCGCGGTGCCGTGGGACTACCCCGGCGGCATGGCGATGAACGAAGAGAATGCCTGGGCGCTGGAGCGGCTGTGGGGTTTCCCGGTCCCAACGTGGCGGGGGCTTTCCGCCGTGGAGTCCATTGACGCGGCGCACGCGGGGAAGCTGGACGTGCTCTACTCCGTAGGCGGGAATTTTCTGGAGACGCTGCCGGAGCCGCAGTTCGTGGAGGAGGCGCTGGCGCGAGTGCCGCTTCGCGTGCACCAGGACATCGTGGTGACGACGCAGATGCTGACGGACCCAGCGGAGACGGTGGTGCTGCTGCCGGCGCAGACGCGGTATGAGCAGCGCGGAGGAGGGACGGAGACGTCTACGGAGCGTCGGGTTTATTTCAGCCCGGAGATACAGGGCAGACGGATCGGCGAGGCGAAGGCGGAGTTCGACATCTTTATGGAAATCGCCAAGGGCGTGCGGCCGGAGATGGGGCATCTGATTGACTTTAAGGACTGCCAGGCGATACGAGACGAGATCCCCAAAGCGGTGCCGTTCTATGAGGGCATCCAGCACCTGAAAAAGCAGGGGGATGCCTTCCAGTGGGGCGGTGCTCGATTGTGCGAAGGAGCTTTGTTCCCGACAAAGGATGGAAAGGCGCACTTTGCATCGCTGAGGCCGCCGGAGATGGTGATACCCGAGGGGTGGTTCCTCCTCAGCACGCGGCGGGGGAGGCAGTTCAACAGTATGGTGCAGGCGGAGCGGGACCCGCTAACGGGGGCAAAACGGGATGACGTGCTGATGAGCAAGGCGGATGCGGAGTCGCTCGGGCTGAAGGAGGGGGATGCGCTACGGCTTATTTCCGATGTGGGGGAGATGGCGGGGCGGTGCAAGATTGCGCCGGTGAAGGAACGCAACATCCAGGTGCATTGGCCGGAGGGGAATGTGCTGCTGCGCCGAGGAGCGACGGACCCCGTGTGCGGGATACCGGATTACAACACGACGGTGCGGGTGGTGCGGGGGTAG